A part of Oncorhynchus masou masou isolate Uvic2021 chromosome 21, UVic_Omas_1.1, whole genome shotgun sequence genomic DNA contains:
- the LOC135508190 gene encoding exocyst complex component 5, whose product MSTTAQLFEEPFDADEYIERLAWRTPGGGSKGGAEAFDPKRLLEEFENHIEELKHLDEKIQRRVEKLEHQCHREAKEFAHKVQDLQRSNQVAFQHFQELDEHISYVATKVCHLGDQLEGVNTPRQRAVEAQRLMTYFNEFLDGELRSDVFNNPEKIKEAADIIQKLHLIAQELPFDRFADVKAKIASKYHDLERQLIQEFTAAQRRGEIGRMQEVAAVLLHFKGYAHCVDVYIKQCQEGAYMRSDVFEDTALLCQRVNKQVGEVFQSPETVMAKLIQNIFENKLQAHVKEKLDETRRSDVEQYLKNLYDLYTRTTALASKLTEFNLGSDKHTFLSKLIKNIFSNYLESYIEMEKDYLRTRSAMILQRYYDSKNHQKRPQGGGSIQELKERIRQRTNLPLGPSIDTHGETFLSQEVVVNLLQETRHAFERCNRLSDPSDLPKNAFSIFLLLVEHLCMDHIDYALEIGLSAIPSADAKNANLYFLDVVQQANTIFHLFDKQFNDHLMPLISSSPKLTECLHKKKEVIEQMEVKLDTGIDRTLNCMVGQMKHILATEQKKTDFRPEDENNVMIQCTAACSKVCVYVSRQVERVRKSMDGKNVDTVLTELGVRFHRLIHEHLQQYSYSSMGGMLAICDVAEYRKSAKDFRVPLVLQLFDTLHALCNLLVVAPDNLKQVCSGEQLTNLDRNLLHAFVQLRVDYRQARLGRHFS is encoded by the exons ATGTCAACGACTGCTCAACTATTCGAG GAGCCCTTTGATGCAGACGAGTACATAGAGAGGTTGGCCTGGAGAACCCCTGGAGGAGGGTCCAAAGGAGGAGCAGAGGCATTCGACCCCAAAAG ACTGCTGGAGGAGTTTGAGAACCACATAGAGGAGCTGAAGCATCTGGATGAGAAGATCCAGCGGCGGGTGGAGAAGCTGGAGCACCAGTGTCACAGAGAAGCCAAGGAGTTTGCCCACAAAGTGCAGGACTTACAGAGGAGCAACCAG GTAGCCTTCCAGCACTTCCAGGAGTTGGACGAGCACATCAGCTATGTGGCCACCAAGGTGTGCCACCTTGGTGACCAGCTGGAGGGAGTGAACACGCCCAGGCAGAGGGCTGTGGAGGCCCAGCGTCTCATGACCTACTTTAATGAGTTCCTGGATGGGGAGCTTCGCAGTGATGTCTTCAACAACCCAGAAAAA aTTAAGGAAGCTGCTGATATCATTCAGAAGTTGCATCTCATAGCCCAGGAGCTGCCATTCGACAG GTTTGCAGATGTTAAGGCCAAGATTGCAA GTAAATACCACGACCTGGAGCGCCAGCTGATCCAGGAGTTCACGGCGGCCCAGCGTAGGGGCGAGATTGGCCGCATGCAGGAAGTCGCCGCGGTCCTCTTACACTTCAAG GGCTATGCACACTGTGTGGATGTATATATCAAGCAGTGCCAGGAG GGGGCTTACATGCGTAGTGATGTGTTTGAAGACACTGCACTCCTCTGCCAGCGGGTCAACAAGCAGGTGGGAGAGGTCTTCCAGAGCCCAGAGACCGTCATGGCCAAACTCATCCAGAACATATTTGAGAACAAACTACAG GCCCACGTAAAAGAAAAACTGGATGAAACCCGCCGCTCTGATGTTGAACAATACCTCAAAAACCTCTATGACCTTTATACCAG GACAACGGCCTTGGCTTCCAAGCTGACCGAGTTCAACCTGGGCTCAGACAAACACACCTTCCTGTCCAAGCTCATTAAAAACATCTTCTCTAACTATCTGGAGAGCTACATTGAAATGGAGAAAGACTACCTCCGCACACGCAGTGCCATGATCCTGCAGCGCTACTACGACTCCAAGAACCACCAGAAACGTCCACAGGGTGGGGGCAG TATCCAGGAGCTGAAGGAGCGGATCAGGCAGCGCACCAACCTGCCCCTGGGGCCCAGCATTGATACCCACGGAGAGACCTTCCTCTCCCAGGAGGTGGTGGTCAACCTGCTGCAGGAAACGCGCCACGCTTTCGAGAGGTGCAACAGG CTCTCAGATCCCTCGGACCTGCCTAAGAACGCCTTCTCCATCTTCCTGCTGCTGGTGGAACACCTGTGTATGGACCACATCGACTACGCACTGGAAATCGGCCTCTCCG CCATTCCCTCAGCTGATGCCAAGAATGCCAACCTGTACTTCCTGGATGTGGTCCAGCAGGCCAACACCATCTTCCACCTGTTTGATAAGCAGTTCAACGACCACCTAATGCCTCTTATCAG CTCATCTCCCAAACTGACAGAGTGCCTGCACAAGAAGAAGGAGGTGATTGAACAGATGGAGGTGAAACTGGACACCGGCATAGACAG gacaCTGAACTGCATGGTGGGACAGATGAAGCACATCCTGGCTACGGAACAGAAGAAGACAGACTTCAGGCCTGAAGATGAGAACAACGTCATGATCCAGTGCACCGCA GCCTGctccaaggtgtgtgtgtatgtgagtcgGCAGGTGGAGCGTGTGCGGAAGTCCATGGATGGTAAGAACGTGGACACAGTGCTGACGGAGCTGGGCGTGCGTTTCCACCGCCTCATCCACGAGCACCTGCAGCAGTACAGCTACAGCTCCATGGGAGGCATGCTGGCCATCTGCGACGTGGCCGAGTACCGCAAAAGTGCCAAGGACTTCCGG GTTCCTCTTGTGCTGCAGCTCTTTGACACGCTCCACGCCCTGTGTAACCTCCTGGTGGTTGCCCCAGACAACCTCAAACAGGTCTGCTCCGGTGAGCAGCTCACCAACCTGGACCGGAACCTTCTGCACGCCTTCGTACAGCTGAGAGTGGACTACCGCCAGGCCAGACTGGGACGACACTTCAGCTAA